In a single window of the Arachis hypogaea cultivar Tifrunner chromosome 6, arahy.Tifrunner.gnm2.J5K5, whole genome shotgun sequence genome:
- the LOC112756067 gene encoding U-box domain-containing protein 4, which yields MGTESTTNYSYLGRSISHLTINEESSSSAFSDCNSDRSGEFSAASSQTRRLLLACATDNSDELIRQLVSDLGSDSVNEQKQAAMEIRLLAKNKPENRIRIAEAGAIKPLISLISSQDLQLQEYGVTAILNLSLCDENKDAIASAGAIRSLVRVLSSGNSTAKENAACALLRLSQVDAYKPAIGRAGAIPPLVKLLETGSVRGKKDASTALYSLCSTKDNKVRAVKAGIMRVLVELMADLEGDMVDKSAYVASVVVTVAEGRAAFVAEGGIPVLVEIVEVGTQRQKEIAVVILLQICEESAAYRKLVFDESAIPPLVALSQSGTNRAKEKAEKLIELLRQPRSNNGTARASEVSL from the exons GGAGTCCTCTTCCTCCGCCTTCAGTGATTGCAATAGCGATAGATCCGGTGAATTCTCTGCTGCCTCTTCCCAGACTCGCCGCCTCCTGCTTGCCTGTGCCACCGACAACTCCGACGAATTAATCCGACAGCTTGTGTCTGATCTGGGCTCTGATTCCGTCAATGAGCAAAAACAAGCCGCCATGGAGATCCGTCTCCTTGCGAAGAATAAGCCGGAAAATCGAATTAGAATCGCTGAAGCTGGAGCGATCAAACCGTTAATTTCGCTTATTTCGTCGCAAGACCTTCAACTTCAGGAGTACGGCGTCACAGCTATCCTCAACTTATCCCTATGTGACGAGAACAAAGATGCCATCGCTTCTGCCGGGGCGATTCGATCTCTGGTTCGGGTGCTGAGCTCAGGAAATTCAACAGCAAAGGAGAACGCTGCGTGCGCGCTTCTCCGACTGTCGCAGGTGGATGCTTATAAGCCGGCAATAGGAAGGGCCGGCGCGATTCCGCCGCTTGTAAAGCTTCTAGAAACCGGAAGTGTCCGCGGAAAGAAGGACGCGTCAACTGCCCTGTACTCGCTCTGTTCTACTAAAGATAACAAG GTAAGGGCAGTGAAGGCAGGGATAATGAGGGTGCTGGTGGAGTTGATGGCGGACTTGGAGGGAGACATGGTAGACAAGTCAGCTTACGTGGCGAGCGTAGTGGTGACAGTAGCGGAGGGAAGGGCTGCGTTTGTGGCAGAAGGGGGGATTCCAGTGCTGGTAGAGATAGTGGAGGTTGGGACGCAGAGGCAAAAAGAAATCGCCGTGGTTATACTTTTGCAGATTTGTGAAGAGAGTGCGGCTTACAGAAAGCTTGTGTTTGACGAAAGCGCCATCCCTCCTTTGGTTGCTTTGTCCCAATCTGGCACCAATCGCGCCAAAGAAAAG GCAGAGAAACTGATTGAGCTTCTAAGGCAACCAAGATCCAACAATGGCACTGCTCGTGCGTCAGAAGTGTCACTGTGA